One window of Cohnella hashimotonis genomic DNA carries:
- a CDS encoding PstS family phosphate ABC transporter substrate-binding protein — translation MKKSLLVLTTLALGISLAACGKNDNSNNASNNGASSSAPASAAISGAFSAAGSTALQPLVDQASKKFMDLNKDVTITVNGGGSGAGLSQVAEGTVQIGNSDVFAEEKLKDADADKAKELVDHQVAVVSIAAVSNKDVGVDNLTKAQLVDIFTGKVTNWKDVGGKDQKIVLVNRPASSGTRATFENFALGAKSEDLPDSITEDASGTVRKLVSETPGAIGYLALSYLDDTIQALKYEGVEATAENVASGTYPVWAYEHMYTKGEPDGALKAFLDYMLSDEIQGTDVKDLGYIPVSDMKVTRDVEGNVTNK, via the coding sequence TTGAAAAAATCTCTGCTCGTACTGACGACGCTCGCGCTTGGCATCTCGCTTGCCGCCTGCGGCAAAAACGACAATTCCAATAACGCAAGCAACAACGGCGCTTCCTCCAGCGCACCTGCCAGCGCAGCCATCAGCGGCGCGTTCAGCGCAGCGGGCTCGACCGCGCTCCAGCCGCTGGTCGATCAAGCTTCGAAGAAATTCATGGACCTGAACAAGGATGTCACGATCACCGTCAACGGCGGCGGCAGCGGCGCCGGCCTGTCCCAAGTCGCGGAAGGCACCGTGCAAATCGGCAACTCCGACGTATTCGCCGAAGAGAAGCTGAAGGACGCCGACGCAGACAAGGCCAAGGAACTCGTCGATCACCAAGTCGCAGTCGTATCGATCGCCGCTGTCTCCAACAAGGACGTAGGCGTGGACAACCTGACGAAGGCGCAGCTGGTCGACATCTTCACCGGCAAAGTAACGAACTGGAAGGACGTCGGCGGCAAGGATCAAAAGATCGTCCTCGTCAACCGTCCTGCAAGCTCGGGTACCCGCGCTACGTTCGAAAACTTCGCGCTCGGCGCGAAGTCGGAAGACCTGCCTGATTCGATCACGGAAGACGCATCCGGCACGGTTCGCAAGCTCGTCTCCGAAACGCCTGGCGCAATCGGCTACCTGGCACTGTCCTACCTCGACGATACGATTCAAGCGCTCAAGTACGAAGGCGTAGAAGCAACGGCCGAAAACGTAGCGTCCGGCACGTATCCGGTATGGGCATACGAGCACATGTACACGAAGGGCGAGCCTGACGGTGCACTGAAGGCATTCCTCGACTACATGCTGAGCGACGAAATCCAAGGCACCGACGTGAAGGACCTGGGTTACATCCCGGTTAGCGACATGAAGGTTACGCGCGACGTGGAAGGCAACGTAACCAACAAATAA
- a CDS encoding methyl-accepting chemotaxis protein: MSLLLLEKTKSRAAEEAPRSKPEAPSTKLRETAAVQESEAPQKAEAVQKFEPAEFAKHYPSVALAEWIRTCPQVSPEQTCGEMAELFRRRQELECVAVVKKTGEPAGIVMRHRFFKLIGSLYGMPLFADKPVTKLMDSQAMTAETDLSPQELIDRAMSRDEERIYDAVMMTSGGAFTGVLTVSDMLQLSRLLRRELAGRQMSTVRGAERMLRDIRGAVDRLAGEASVSRTGSLEVAELAEHGQQDLTEMLGLFRLWTETAERQAKSVDELLASVSDTVGIAKLIAQLADQCNLLAINAQIEAARAGSHGLGFSVVAQEVRQLADQTKSQASQIREQLNGMAASAAAAAAHVREGKEGADRGLLQVQKAENTFNRLWTRSSENAKGTEHLAVASREASVMSEQIAAQVAKLAVQMNESPEEKY, from the coding sequence ATGAGTTTGCTTCTATTAGAAAAGACGAAATCCCGGGCTGCCGAAGAGGCGCCTCGCTCGAAACCGGAGGCACCAAGCACAAAGCTCCGGGAGACTGCGGCTGTACAGGAATCCGAAGCGCCGCAAAAAGCCGAAGCGGTACAAAAATTCGAACCGGCCGAGTTCGCCAAGCACTATCCGTCCGTTGCGCTTGCGGAGTGGATCCGCACCTGTCCGCAGGTGTCGCCGGAGCAGACCTGCGGCGAGATGGCCGAGCTGTTCCGCAGGCGCCAAGAGCTCGAGTGCGTCGCCGTCGTAAAAAAGACGGGCGAACCTGCGGGCATCGTCATGCGGCATCGCTTCTTTAAATTGATCGGTTCGTTGTACGGCATGCCGCTGTTCGCGGACAAGCCCGTAACCAAGCTGATGGACAGCCAGGCCATGACCGCCGAGACCGATCTGTCGCCGCAGGAGTTGATTGACCGCGCGATGTCGCGCGACGAGGAGCGCATCTACGATGCCGTCATGATGACGAGCGGCGGCGCCTTTACGGGCGTCCTTACGGTCAGCGACATGCTGCAGCTCTCGAGGCTGCTCCGCCGCGAGCTTGCCGGACGCCAGATGTCCACCGTTCGCGGCGCCGAACGGATGCTTCGCGACATTCGGGGCGCGGTCGATCGCCTCGCCGGCGAGGCGTCGGTATCACGCACCGGGAGTCTTGAGGTCGCAGAGCTGGCCGAGCATGGCCAGCAAGATCTGACCGAGATGCTGGGGCTGTTCCGCCTGTGGACGGAGACGGCGGAACGACAGGCCAAATCGGTGGACGAGCTGCTTGCCAGCGTGTCGGACACGGTCGGCATCGCCAAGCTCATCGCGCAGCTGGCCGACCAGTGCAACCTGCTCGCGATCAACGCGCAGATCGAAGCGGCAAGAGCCGGTTCGCACGGCCTCGGATTTTCCGTCGTCGCGCAGGAAGTACGCCAGCTTGCCGACCAGACCAAGTCCCAGGCCAGTCAGATTCGCGAACAGCTGAACGGGATGGCAGCTTCGGCCGCCGCCGCCGCCGCGCATGTGCGTGAAGGCAAGGAAGGCGCCGATCGCGGACTGCTGCAGGTACAAAAGGCGGAGAATACGTTTAACCGGCTGTGGACGCGCAGCTCCGAAAATGCGAAGGGCACGGAACATCTCGCGGTTGCTTCGCGCGAAGCGTCGGTCATGTCGGAGCAGATCGCGGCGCAAGTCGCCAAGCTCGCGGTTCAAATGAACGAATCTCCCGAAGAAAAATATTAA
- a CDS encoding HAD family hydrolase, producing MTIASRTKAVIFDFDGTILDTETAWYEAFKSAYREYEVDLSLDMYAGCIGTSLHKFNPYEYLITDLKLPIDPDLFRESVHELHGKLMEREEMRPGVLHFLDSAKEAGLQIGLASSSRREWVETHLKKLEILDYFDCIRTADDVSEVKPNPELYRQALRALGVSALEAIAIEDSPNGAQAAEAAGIRCIVTPNPLTERLEFGDCLRRVESLLELDFHRIVNEAAAV from the coding sequence ATGACTATCGCATCGCGCACCAAGGCTGTTATTTTCGATTTTGACGGTACGATCCTCGACACCGAGACCGCATGGTACGAAGCCTTTAAGTCCGCATACCGGGAGTACGAGGTGGATTTGTCCCTCGACATGTACGCGGGCTGCATCGGCACAAGCCTTCACAAATTCAATCCCTACGAATACCTGATCACCGATCTCAAGCTGCCGATCGACCCGGATCTGTTCCGCGAGTCGGTGCACGAGCTGCACGGCAAGCTGATGGAACGCGAAGAGATGCGCCCCGGCGTACTTCATTTTCTCGATAGCGCGAAGGAAGCAGGGCTTCAGATCGGACTCGCCTCCAGCTCCCGCAGGGAATGGGTCGAGACCCATCTGAAAAAGCTGGAAATCCTCGATTACTTCGACTGCATCCGCACCGCGGACGACGTCAGCGAGGTGAAGCCGAATCCCGAACTTTATAGGCAAGCGCTGCGTGCGCTTGGCGTGTCCGCTCTCGAGGCGATCGCGATCGAGGATTCCCCTAACGGCGCCCAAGCCGCCGAGGCCGCGGGCATCCGCTGCATCGTGACGCCTAATCCGCTGACCGAGCGTCTTGAATTCGGGGACTGCCTGCGCCGGGTCGAATCGCTGCTGGAGCTGGATTTCCATCGAATCGTCAACGAGGCGGCCGCTGTCTGA
- a CDS encoding mannitol-1-phosphate 5-dehydrogenase, protein MSVRYEIVAARHAERAAAKAYPRPRNQKPMALHFGAGNIGRGFIGLQLSKSGYEVCFVARNETQIARFKQRQQYTVTYADESGETEIVRNVTAVHIANGDEVKRRILNADLLTTAVGAASLPAIAKTIAAGLERRLATHSHPLYIIACENAVRGSSQLKKYIYENLSAEGRARANRSVTFPDSMIDRIVPAQPGDDPLAIRVEPFYEWIIDRKPLRPDFRSIRGAVFADSLEPYMARKLYTVNTGHCVAAYLGHLTGCRTLQEVLKSAPLHRQILQTLEETGALLVRKYGLDPDEQRLYIDKTLERFANPAIVDDVARVARSPLRKLSRGERIVRPLLEAHELGMAVPRLTAAAAAALLYRNADDPESLQLQDALRANGLSAFIAQHMGIPARHALHAELVAAVDELRAHSARS, encoded by the coding sequence TTGAGTGTTCGTTATGAAATTGTCGCAGCCCGGCATGCCGAACGGGCAGCCGCGAAGGCTTACCCAAGGCCGCGCAATCAAAAGCCGATGGCCTTGCACTTCGGTGCCGGCAACATCGGACGGGGATTCATCGGCCTGCAGCTGTCGAAGTCGGGCTACGAGGTTTGCTTCGTCGCCCGCAACGAGACCCAGATCGCCCGGTTTAAGCAACGGCAGCAGTATACCGTGACATACGCGGACGAATCCGGGGAGACAGAGATCGTTCGCAACGTCACCGCCGTCCACATCGCGAACGGCGACGAGGTCAAGCGCCGTATTCTGAACGCGGACCTTCTGACGACGGCCGTTGGCGCGGCTTCGCTGCCGGCGATCGCCAAGACGATCGCGGCCGGGCTGGAGCGCAGACTGGCGACCCACAGCCACCCGCTGTATATTATTGCATGCGAAAATGCCGTCAGAGGCAGCTCTCAGCTGAAAAAGTACATTTACGAAAATCTGTCCGCCGAAGGACGCGCCCGTGCCAACCGCAGCGTCACCTTCCCCGATTCCATGATCGACCGCATCGTTCCCGCGCAGCCGGGCGACGACCCGCTTGCCATCCGAGTCGAGCCCTTCTATGAGTGGATCATCGACCGCAAGCCGCTGCGGCCGGACTTCCGCAGCATTCGCGGCGCCGTTTTTGCCGACAGCCTCGAACCGTATATGGCGCGCAAGCTGTACACGGTCAACACGGGACACTGCGTCGCCGCTTATCTCGGACATCTGACAGGCTGCCGTACGCTTCAGGAGGTGCTGAAGAGCGCGCCGCTTCATAGACAAATCCTGCAGACGCTGGAGGAGACCGGCGCGCTGCTTGTCCGCAAGTACGGGCTGGACCCCGACGAGCAGCGCCTCTATATCGACAAAACGCTGGAGCGCTTCGCCAATCCCGCTATTGTAGACGACGTCGCGCGGGTCGCGCGTTCGCCGCTGCGCAAGCTGTCGCGCGGCGAGCGTATCGTCCGTCCGCTGCTGGAAGCGCACGAGCTCGGGATGGCCGTGCCACGTTTGACGGCCGCGGCGGCCGCCGCGCTGCTGTACCGAAATGCCGATGACCCGGAGTCCTTACAGCTGCAGGACGCGCTGCGCGCAAACGGATTGTCCGCCTTCATCGCGCAGCATATGGGCATTCCCGCCCGGCACGCGCTTCATGCCGAGCTTGTCGCCGCCGTCGACGAACTTCGCGCGCACAGCGCGCGCAGCTAG
- the queF gene encoding preQ(1) synthase: MAGKSKEELAGVSLLGNQGTAYPSTYAPEVLESFDNKHPGRDYFVKFNCPEFTSLCPMTGQPDFATIYISYIPDAKMVESKSLKLYLFSFRNHGDFHEDCMNIIMNDLIELMAPRYIEVWGKFTPRGGISIDPYCNWGKPGTKYEAMAEHRLLNHDLYPEKVDNR; encoded by the coding sequence ATGGCGGGAAAAAGCAAAGAAGAGCTGGCGGGCGTATCGCTCCTTGGCAACCAGGGGACAGCATACCCGAGCACGTACGCGCCTGAGGTTTTGGAATCGTTCGACAACAAGCATCCGGGCCGGGACTACTTCGTCAAGTTCAATTGTCCCGAATTTACCAGCCTGTGCCCGATGACGGGGCAGCCGGATTTTGCGACGATCTATATCTCTTATATTCCGGACGCGAAGATGGTGGAGAGCAAGTCGCTCAAGCTGTATTTGTTCAGCTTCCGCAACCACGGCGATTTTCACGAAGACTGCATGAACATCATCATGAACGATCTCATTGAACTGATGGCGCCGCGGTATATCGAAGTATGGGGCAAATTTACGCCAAGAGGCGGCATCTCCATCGATCCTTATTGCAACTGGGGTAAGCCCGGCACCAAATACGAGGCGATGGCCGAGCATCGGCTGCTGAATCACGATCTGTATCCCGAGAAGGTGGACAACCGATAG
- the queE gene encoding 7-carboxy-7-deazaguanine synthase QueE, with product MEIFGPTVQGEGMVIGRKTRFVRTAGCDYRCSWCDSAFTWDGTGKDDIRLLSPDDIVQELTALDGSVPDHVTLSGGNPALLPQLGALIGALRAAGAVVALETQGSKWQDWFLEIDELTISPKPPSSGMTTDWVALERIVARLSQGGRHFSLKVVIFDEADLMYAADVRRRFAGIPFYLQAGNDRLDEHDRKLLLPHLLERYQWLVDRAVADPGLRDVYVLPQLHTWIWGNKKGV from the coding sequence ATGGAAATATTCGGTCCGACGGTCCAGGGCGAAGGCATGGTCATCGGCAGGAAGACGAGGTTCGTCCGAACGGCGGGCTGCGATTACCGGTGCAGCTGGTGCGATTCGGCTTTTACATGGGACGGTACCGGCAAAGACGACATTCGGTTGTTGAGCCCGGACGATATCGTGCAGGAATTGACCGCGCTCGACGGATCGGTGCCGGATCACGTGACGCTGTCGGGAGGCAATCCCGCGCTGCTGCCGCAGCTTGGTGCGCTGATCGGCGCACTCCGCGCAGCGGGAGCGGTCGTCGCCCTGGAGACGCAGGGCAGCAAATGGCAGGACTGGTTCCTGGAGATCGACGAGTTGACGATATCGCCCAAGCCGCCGAGCTCCGGCATGACGACCGATTGGGTTGCGCTCGAGCGGATCGTCGCGAGACTCTCGCAGGGCGGCCGCCATTTTAGCCTGAAGGTCGTGATCTTTGACGAAGCCGACCTGATGTATGCGGCTGACGTTCGCCGGCGGTTTGCGGGCATCCCGTTTTATTTGCAGGCAGGCAACGATCGGCTGGACGAGCATGACCGGAAGCTGCTGCTTCCGCATTTGCTGGAGCGCTACCAATGGCTGGTCGATCGGGCCGTCGCCGACCCCGGCCTGCGCGACGTGTACGTTCTGCCCCAGCTGCACACCTGGATTTGGGGAAACAAAAAAGGCGTTTAA
- the queD gene encoding 6-carboxytetrahydropterin synthase QueD produces MLQQIYPVAPHPYRYELNKDLQLAAAHFVPAEAAGKCSQVHGHTYFVNVTVAGDMLDETGFLVNFSDIKTLIHARFDHTLLNDDTDSFSAQDPNRFPTTEVVAKTICELVQRYLDERPNHAVCLQVFLRETPTSYCVYRPWPKVYKRPAGDPRA; encoded by the coding sequence ATGCTGCAGCAAATTTATCCGGTCGCCCCGCATCCTTACCGCTACGAGCTCAATAAGGATTTACAACTTGCCGCAGCCCATTTCGTGCCTGCGGAGGCAGCCGGCAAATGCAGTCAAGTGCACGGTCACACGTATTTCGTCAACGTCACCGTCGCCGGAGACATGCTGGACGAAACGGGGTTTCTCGTCAACTTTTCGGACATCAAGACGCTTATTCATGCGCGTTTCGATCATACGCTGCTGAATGACGATACGGACAGCTTCAGCGCGCAGGACCCGAACCGCTTTCCGACGACCGAGGTCGTGGCGAAAACGATCTGCGAGCTCGTGCAGCGCTATCTGGACGAGCGGCCGAATCATGCCGTTTGCCTGCAGGTGTTTCTGCGGGAGACGCCGACCAGCTACTGTGTCTATCGGCCATGGCCGAAAGTTTACAAGCGACCGGCGGGTGACCCTCGTGCTTAA